The DNA window TCCAATTTGCAGGATGTTTTTAATACTGAGCTTGATGGCAAAGGTGTGCCGATTGATGGAGTGCCGGGTTTAGTTGTGGCGAATCTTAACCCAGAGGAAGCTGCCAGAGAGTATAGGGAATCGGTTATTGCTCCATATAGGGGGAAGTTGCCGGATAGTGTAATTGTAAATATGGAGGAACAACTCTCAGGTTCATGTACAGTTGAAATTGCCGCTTTTGACCAGTTTTCGAACTTCATCACTGATAAATCCACAGAGAATAAATACGATTATATTATTTTTGATACTGCTCCGACAGGGCACACACTTCGTATGCTGCAATTACCATCAGCCTGGAGTAATTTTATCAGTGAAAGTACACATGGGGCGTCATGTTTAGGTCAGCTCGCTGGACTTCAAGATAAAAAGGATATGTATAAGAATGCGGTTGAAAACCTTGCAGATAAAGATAAAACAACTTTGATATTGGTATCAAGGCCGGAGGAAACTCCTTTGATTGAAGCTGAACGTTCAAGCAATGAGCTTAGTGAGCTAGGGATAAACAATCAGGTTTTAGTTATCAATGGTATACTGAGTGAAGCAACTGACGATGTTTCGATTAAAATGTTAGATAAGCAGCAAAAGGCTTTGGAAAATATGCCACAGGGTTTAAAAAAGTTTAAAATTTTCACTATACCACTTCGTTCCTATAACGTTGTAGGTATTGATAATATTAAAACATTTTTATATAGTGACGATTACACAAAAAATAATTTTTATAGCAAATCCTTAAATTTAAGACACCTAGATGTTCTGATTGAAGATATTTATAGGGCAGGTAAAAAAGTGATATTTACAATGGGCAAAGGCGGTGTTGGAAAAACAACTATTGCTGCAACCATTGCTGTGGCTCTTGCTAGAAAGGGTGTTAAGGTACAATTAACATCTACAGACCCAGCTAATCATCTCAAATATGTGGTTGAAGATACTAAAAATATTAAACTAAGTAAAATAGATGAAAAGCAGGAACTATTGCGATATCAAAATGAGGTATTAAGTAAGGCTCGTGAAACAATGAGCGAAGATGATGTTGCTTATGTTGAAGAGGATTTACGCTCTCCATGCACACAGGAGATTGCAGTATTTAGAGCTTTTGCTGAGATTGTTGACAAGGCTGAAAACGAAGTTGTAATTATTGATACTGCACCAACGGGTCACACGCTTCTGTTGCTTGATTCTACACAGAGTTATCATAAAGAGGTTCAGAGAACAAAAGGTGAAACGCCAATATCTGTTCAAAGATTACTTCCAAGACTTCGGGATGAGAAACAAACAGAGGTTATTATTGTTACATTGCCTGAAGCAACACCGGTATTTGAAGCTCAGAGACTGGGTGATGACCTAAATAGAGCGGGAATTAATAATAAATGGTGGGTGGTTAATCAGTGCCTTTCATTGACGAATACTAAAAATAGTATGTTAATAGCTCGCGCTGATGCTGAAAAGCAATGGCTGGAAAAAGTTAAGCAAATAAGTTCTGATAACTTTGTTGCAATCCCCTGGTTTCAGGATGCATCAATTGAAAATATAGTGGACTTTTCTGGAGGTAGTAAAAGCGATGAATAAAAGTGATGCTGGCTGTTGCTCTTGTGGCAGTGGTTGCTGCGGACAAGAACAGGAAAAAAGGCAGATTATAATAGAATTTCTTTATCTTGATCTGAGTGTATGTAAGAGGTGTCAAGGAACTGAAACTAATCTTGAGGATGCAGTTAATGAAGTATCAACGGTATTAAGAGCAGCAGGGTTTGATATAGTTATGAACAAGATTAATATAAATTCAAGGGAGTTAGCCATTGAATACCATTTTTTGAGTTCACCA is part of the Peptococcaceae bacterium 1198_IL3148 genome and encodes:
- the arsA gene encoding arsenical pump-driving ATPase, whose translation is MLKNNYEPFSLDGINLTKYMFFTGKGGVGKTSTACAVAVNLADNGKSVLLISTDPASNLQDVFNTELDGKGVPIDGVPGLVVANLNPEEAAREYRESVIAPYRGKLPDSVIVNMEEQLSGSCTVEIAAFDQFSNFITDKSTENKYDYIIFDTAPTGHTLRMLQLPSAWSNFISESTHGASCLGQLAGLQDKKDMYKNAVENLADKDKTTLILVSRPEETPLIEAERSSNELSELGINNQVLVINGILSEATDDVSIKMLDKQQKALENMPQGLKKFKIFTIPLRSYNVVGIDNIKTFLYSDDYTKNNFYSKSLNLRHLDVLIEDIYRAGKKVIFTMGKGGVGKTTIAATIAVALARKGVKVQLTSTDPANHLKYVVEDTKNIKLSKIDEKQELLRYQNEVLSKARETMSEDDVAYVEEDLRSPCTQEIAVFRAFAEIVDKAENEVVIIDTAPTGHTLLLLDSTQSYHKEVQRTKGETPISVQRLLPRLRDEKQTEVIIVTLPEATPVFEAQRLGDDLNRAGINNKWWVVNQCLSLTNTKNSMLIARADAEKQWLEKVKQISSDNFVAIPWFQDASIENIVDFSGGSKSDE